One genomic segment of Acanthochromis polyacanthus isolate Apoly-LR-REF ecotype Palm Island chromosome 9, KAUST_Apoly_ChrSc, whole genome shotgun sequence includes these proteins:
- the LOC110970974 gene encoding putative ferric-chelate reductase 1 isoform X1: protein MKQAFILLISIVVVFVAPDAQGTAHLSFSNTTANVTRAGCGSTVLCVDTPRGCDPSTNNTCLFAAVNGTAVMAPNGTNLTVQLSGTSNNNSFIAFALTANASEGTSMLYVCGRNNTASGVNGTFFFLTAQRNNTNQMITIMSRNMTTMQNTTTVTKIQCVFDVPGVNASRSRTEDTTFVLLLGSGMVNGSTLGPFIANVTTTALNLLDPTSNLNTTMSGANRALLPQALPLLLSIFVLSILKTA from the exons ATGAAGCAAGCATTTATCCTACTGATCTCCATTGTGGTGGTTTTTGTGGCGCCAGATGCCCAAGGAACAGCTCACCTGTCATTTTCAAACACAACA GCGAACGTCACTCGGGCAGGTTGTGGAAGCACTGTGCTGTGTGTGGATACACCAAGGGGTTGTGACCCTTCAACAAACAACACTTGCCTGTTTGCAGCTGTGAATGGCACTGCTGTAATGGCTCCAAATGGCACCAATCTGACTGTCCAACTGAGTGGAACAAGCAATAATAACAGCTTCATCGCATTTGCACTCACTGCAAATGCATCTGAG GGTACCAGTATGCTTTATGTCTGTGGTAGAAACAACACAGCTAGTGGAGTCAATGGGACATTCTTCTTCCTGACAGCGCAGAGAAACAACACCAACCAAATGATCACTATCATGAGCAGG AATATGACAACAATGCAAAACACGACAACAGTAACAAAGATCCAGTGTGTGTTTGACGTCCCCGGAGTGAACGCCTCCAGGTCGAGGACCGAGGACACCACCTTCGTTCTCCTACTTGGGTCTGGAATGGTAAACGGAA GTACTCTCGGGCCCTTCATCGCCAACGTGACCACCACCGCTCTGAACCTCCTCGATCCAACCAGCAACCTGAACACCACCATGTCAGGGGCAAACAGAGCCCTTCTCCCTCAGG CTTTGCCGCTGCTGCTGAGCATCTTTGTCCTTTCCATCCTGAAGACAGCCTGA
- the LOC110970974 gene encoding uncharacterized protein LOC110970974 isoform X3: MHLRVPVCFMSAVETAQLMESMDVLLPDSAEKTTPTETSTVMNVTATGIQNLTTDAKIQCVFDVPGVNASRSRNAETTFVLQLGSGMVNGSTLGPFIANVTTTALNLLDPTSNLNTTMSGANRALLPQALPLLLSIFVLSILKTA, translated from the exons ATGCATCTGAG GGTACCGGTATGCTTTATGTCTGCGGTAGAAACGGCACAACTAATGGAGTCAATGGACGTTCTTCTTCCTGACAGTGCAGAGAAAACAACACCAACGGAGACCTCCACTGTCATGAACGTG ACAGCAACAGGAATACAAAACCTGACAACAGACGCAAAGATCCAGTGTGTGTTTGACGTCCCTGGAGTGAACGCCTCCAGGTCGAGGAACGCGGAAACCACCTTCGTCCTCCAACTTGGGTCTGGAATGGTAAACGGAA GTACTCTCGGGCCCTTCATCGCCAACGTGACCACCACCGCTCTGAACCTCCTCGATCCAACCAGCAACCTGAACACCACCATGTCAGGGGCAAACAGAGCCCTTCTCCCTCAGG CTTTGCCGCTGCTGCTGAGCATCTTTGTCCTTTCCATCCTGAAGACAGCCTGA